In Cicer arietinum cultivar CDC Frontier isolate Library 1 chromosome 7, Cicar.CDCFrontier_v2.0, whole genome shotgun sequence, a single window of DNA contains:
- the LOC101495939 gene encoding uncharacterized protein produces the protein MGSIDRSNEPTFNTNFTAEGVTVLKEKLNEKLKEFMGNYTDETLVEYVIVLLRNGRGKDHAKNELNMFLGDDSDSFVSWLWDHLALNIDLYVQSKGLQDEAPKSKLLSKVEDGDDGLQNLNSKSERVKSRSRRNKDWKGLLGREAEAQLPQSFVVDSMHLEEKVQSKVNRGSRSLSPAPPVQRKRGCDVEQQKTKRDSVSQGTIDAPRRLLQFAMRDAVATSRPSNLGTPVEPSLKRLRSVVSSSFVESSMVEHPPRMQTNSRVVNPMASMFKAVAEAAEGAVKFKSSASVFNRLGCDMHQSDGIMQLKDNQYQEQSPLLYHKNNDYGDQYAANMTTFEHETGIPFDSTSDNEGFDDVNFTGNRVSRVSQLGSYGGKRGDDSLAAHYSVAKNDDCTLLKKNRNQQQSAATLENSEIVNVNLNAWNPPIPAQYHKPRSGLSMVNENAKMVKIDDGKVKRTLDLPKETQKAQPSTPGPSAAGCKLDDANSRTIFASNVHFAATKDAICQHFNKFGEVLKAVIVTDAMTGQPKGAAYVEFMSKEAADNALSLDGTSFMSRILKVVRKSAAQDYAPAVPWPRGVRGSPHPSAMFSRVPIPTGIAGAFRPRHPIKFGARSLQWKRDAQGTSSGNGATLNSSSVSAPAGRGFTYVRAESKLDSSLNTT, from the exons ATGGGAAGCATCGATCGTTCCAATGAACCGACGTTCAACACGAATTTCACCGCGGAGGGAGTGACGGTTCTGAAGGAAAAATTGAATGAGAAACTTAAGGAGTTCATGGGGAATTACACTGATGAAACTCTTGTG GAATATGTTATTGTGTTACTAAGGAATGGTAGGGGCAAAGATCATGCAAAGAATGAGTTGAATATGTTTTTGGGGGATGACAGTGATTCTTTTGTGTCCTG GCTGTGGGATCATCTGGCTCTGAATATAGATTTATATGTACAATCCAAAGGATTGCAGGATGAAGCTCCCAAAAGCAAGCTCCTATCAAAGGTCGAAGATGGAGATGATGGTCTTCAgaatttgaattcaaaatcaGAAAGAGTAAAGTCTAGAAGTCGCCGTAACAAAGATTGGAAAGGGTTACTAGGGAGAGAAGCTGAAGCACAACTGCCACAGAGCTTTGTGGTTGACAGTATGCATTTGGAAGAAAAAGTCCAATCTAAAGTCAACCGTGGTTCAAGGTCACTATCTCCTGCACCACCTGTTCAGAGGAAAAGGGGTTGTGATGTTGAACAACAGAAAACTAAG AGGGATTCTGTTTCACAAGGAACTATTGATGCCCCTCGACGGTTGCTTCAGTTTGCAATGCGAGATGCAGTGGCGACTTCTAGGCCATCTAATTTGGGCACACCGGTGGAGCCCTCTTTAAAGCGTCTCCGTTCTGTAGTTTCATCATCCTTTGTTGAGTCATCGATGGTTGAACATCCTCCTAGGATGCAGACCAATTCCAGGGTGGTAAACCCCATGGCTTCCATGTTTAAGGCTGTGGCAGAAGCTGCTGAAGGCGCGGTAAAGTTCAAATCATCAGCAAGTGTATTCAATCGGCTTGGTTGCGATATGCATCAATCAGATGGTATCATGCAACTCAAAGATAACCAATATCAGGAGCAAAGCCCattattatatcataaaaaCAATGACTATGGTGATCAGTATGCTGCAAATATGACGACGTTTGAACATGAAACTGGTATTCCTTTTGATTCTACTTCAGATAATGAAGGGTTTGATGATGTTAATTTCACGGGTAATAGGGTGAGTAGAGTTTCTCAGTTAGGTTCTTATGGTGGAAAGAGGGGTGACGATTCACTGGCGGCACATTATAGTGTAGCCAAAAATGATGATTGTACGCTTCTAAAAAAGAATAGAAACCAGCAGCAATCTGCTGCTACGCTTGAGAATTCCGAGATAGTGAATGTTAATCTAAATGCTTGGAATCCACCAATCCCAGCACAATACCACAAACCAAGATCTGGTCTGAGCATGGTTAATGAGAATGCCAAAATGGTGAAAATCGACGATGGAAAA GTGAAACGTACTTTGGATTTGCCGAAAGAGACTCAGAAGGCACAACCATCAACTCCCG GTCCCAGTGCTGCTGGTTGTAAGTTAGATGATGCTAATTCTCGAACCATTTTTGCTAGCAAT GTTCATTTTGCTGCTACCAAAGATGCCATATGTCagcattttaataaatttgggGAAGTGCTAAAAGCTGTTATAGTTACTGATGCGATGACAGGGCAACCAAAAGG GGCAGCTTATGTGGAGTTCATGAGTAAAGAAGCAGCAGATAATGCGTTATCACTGGATGGAACTTCCTTCATGTCACGTATTCTTAAG GTTGTGAGGAAAAGTGCTGCACAAGACTATGCTCCAGCCGTGCCATGGCCACGTGGAGTTAGGGGATCTCCACATCCTTCTGCAATGTTTTCAAGAGTTCCCATTCCAACAGGTATTGCTGGGGCATTTAGACCTAGGCACCCGATTAAATTTGGTGCCAGGAGCTTGCAATGGAAGCGGGACGCCCAAGGTACTTCATCTGGCAACGGTGCAACTTTAAACAGCAGCAGTGTTTCCGCACCAGCTGGTCGAGGTTTCACCTATGTCAGAGCAGAGTCTAAGCTAGATAGCAGCTTGAATACCACGTGA
- the LOC101496273 gene encoding uncharacterized protein: protein MAAIISRRIRLASSILKPSHFPLSSSSSSSTTPQFPIFEPFNPNPSSSFSTFPHFFSQSPNPTSHFNLGPFSSHKVSNFINPFFQLTKPKFFSTNDSSSSSDSDNDKQSNPNPNPNPYPSQNPNFKHQEIEGPTVERDLSPLANETREVLERMMKNIYGLSRVVALMGLVQLCIGGWITYITKSSPITEVSVQSFLAFAFPFSLAFMLRQSLKPMHFFKKMEEQGRLQILTLTLQVAKQMNVLFVRVRGVSFLCIVGLSAGLVFAVFSK from the coding sequence ATGGCCGCCATCATTTCACGAAGAATAAGATTAGCTTCATCGATCTTAAAACCCTCTCATTTTCCactttcatcatcatcatcatcttcaaccacCCCTCAATTTCCAATCTTTGAACCCTTTAACCCCAACCCATCTTCTTCCTTTTCCACTTTTCCCCATTTTTTCTCTCAATCTCCAAATCCCACTTCTCATTTCAATTTGGGTCCCTTTTCATCACacaaagtttcaaactttattAACCCTTTTTTTCAATTAACAAAACCCAAGTTTTTCTCAACCAATGATTCATCATCATCGTCAGATTCTGATAATGATAAACAATCAAACCCAAACCCAAACCCAAATCCATACCCAAGTCAAAATCCAAACTTCAAACACCAAGAAATTGAAGGTCCAACAGTTGAACGTGACCTATCACCACTTGCAAACGAAACAAGAGAAGTTCTAGAAAGAATGATGAAGAACATCTATGGATTAAGCAGGGTTGTTGCTCTAATGGGTCTTGTTCAGCTTTGTATTGGAGGTTGGATCACATACATAACTAAATCTTCACCTATTACTGAGGTTTCTGTTCAAAGCTTTTTAGCTTTTGCGTTTCCTTTTTCATTGGCGTTTATGCTGCGCCAATCATTGAAGCCAATGCATTTCTTTAAGAAAATGGAGGAACAAGGTAGGTTGCAGATTCTTACACTTACGCTTCAAGTTGCTAAGCAAAtgaatgttttgtttgttagggttagaggggtttcttttctttgtaTTGTTGGTTTGTCTGCTGGATTGGTTTTTGCTGTGTTTTCTAAATGA